In the genome of Streptomyces globosus, one region contains:
- a CDS encoding TIGR02452 family protein, translating into MSSRLREIARENATILAAGGYRTRSGRLVSLAAALEESKAGTRLYGPNRIIPDERISAMAHDTAIEVTAESSTAAARRLAAVEDGPRAAAVLNFASARNPGGGYLRGAKAQEEALCRASALYETLLMAPEYYEVHRAGRSTFYTDRVIHSPGVPVFRDDRGELLDTPFRVGFLTSPAPNAGTIRRQEPERAAEIPAALARRAERVLEAAALHGYPRLVLGAWGCGVFRNDPAEVAEAFRALLAGRFAGVFERVVFGILDRNPEPRQAFERAFGGNGR; encoded by the coding sequence GTGAGCAGCAGACTGCGCGAGATCGCGCGTGAGAACGCGACCATCCTTGCGGCCGGCGGGTACCGGACGCGGTCGGGGCGGCTTGTCTCCCTGGCCGCCGCCCTGGAGGAGTCCAAGGCGGGAACCAGACTATATGGACCAAACCGCATCATTCCAGACGAGCGGATTTCGGCCATGGCCCATGACACCGCCATCGAGGTGACGGCCGAAAGCAGCACGGCGGCGGCCCGCAGGCTCGCGGCGGTGGAGGACGGGCCGCGCGCCGCGGCGGTGCTGAACTTCGCCTCGGCCCGCAACCCCGGCGGCGGCTACCTCCGCGGCGCGAAGGCGCAGGAGGAGGCCCTCTGCCGTGCCTCCGCCCTCTACGAGACGCTGCTCATGGCCCCCGAGTACTACGAGGTGCACCGCGCGGGGCGCAGCACCTTCTACACCGACCGGGTGATCCACTCGCCCGGCGTGCCCGTCTTCCGCGACGACCGCGGCGAACTGCTCGACACCCCCTTCCGCGTCGGCTTCCTCACCTCGCCCGCCCCCAACGCGGGCACCATCCGCCGCCAGGAGCCCGAGCGCGCCGCGGAGATCCCGGCCGCCCTGGCCCGCCGCGCGGAACGCGTCCTGGAGGCGGCCGCCCTGCACGGCTACCCCCGGCTGGTGCTGGGGGCCTGGGGGTGCGGGGTGTTCCGCAACGACCCGGCGGAGGTCGCGGAAGCCTTCCGCGCACTGCTCGCGGGCCGGTTCGCGGGGGTGTTCGAGCGGGTGGTGTTCGGCATCCTGGATCGGAACCCGGAGCCGCGGCAGGCGTTCGAGCGGGCGTTCGGCGGTAACGGCCGGTAG
- a CDS encoding GNAT family N-acetyltransferase, protein MTIAPLSPSAAPAAPASSRRPAAVRGTAPAAAPAPRYAVRLARDEDEVRAAQRLRHDVFAGELGARLDGPEPCIDSDAFDAYCDHLVVVEEETGQVVATYRLLPPERAAVAGRLYSESEFDLSALAPIRPDLVEAGRSCVHPDHRNGAAIGLIWAGLARYMDRCGHNWIAGCCSIPLSDGGVLAAATRENVLPRNLAPAEYRVTPRHPWNPSGTAFPDRTPLPPLLRGYLRLGAWVCGEPALDAAFGCADLYVLLSLRRTNPRYLRHFLSLAPSA, encoded by the coding sequence ATGACCATCGCCCCCCTGTCCCCGAGCGCCGCCCCCGCAGCCCCTGCCTCCTCCCGCAGGCCCGCCGCCGTCCGCGGCACCGCCCCGGCCGCCGCCCCCGCCCCCCGGTACGCGGTACGCCTCGCCCGCGACGAGGACGAGGTGCGCGCGGCCCAGCGGCTGCGCCACGACGTCTTCGCCGGAGAGCTCGGCGCCCGACTCGACGGACCCGAGCCCTGCATCGACTCCGACGCCTTCGACGCCTACTGCGACCACCTCGTCGTCGTGGAGGAGGAGACCGGACAGGTCGTCGCCACCTACCGGCTGCTGCCCCCCGAACGCGCCGCCGTCGCCGGACGCCTCTACTCCGAAAGCGAGTTCGACCTCTCGGCCCTCGCCCCCATCCGCCCCGACCTCGTCGAGGCCGGCCGCTCCTGCGTCCACCCCGACCACCGCAACGGCGCCGCCATCGGCCTGATCTGGGCGGGGCTCGCCCGCTACATGGACCGCTGCGGCCACAACTGGATCGCCGGCTGCTGCTCCATACCGCTCTCCGACGGCGGCGTACTCGCCGCCGCCACCCGCGAGAACGTCCTGCCCCGCAACCTCGCCCCCGCCGAGTACCGCGTCACCCCCCGCCACCCCTGGAACCCCTCCGGCACGGCGTTCCCCGACCGCACGCCGCTGCCGCCGCTGCTGCGCGGCTACCTGCGCCTGGGCGCCTGGGTCTGCGGCGAACCCGCCCTCGACGCCGCGTTCGGCTGCGCCGACCTGTACGTCCTGCTCTCCCTGCGGCGCACCAACCCCCGCTACCTCCGGCACTTCCTCTCGCTCGCCCCCTCGGCATGA
- a CDS encoding thiolase family protein, translating to MSIRTVRDVYVVDAVRTPVGKFGGAFAGVRPDDLAAHVVRALVDRTPGLDPARIDDVVFGDANGAGEDNRDVARMAVLLAGLPVTVPGVTVNRLCGSGLEAVVQAARSIALGDSSVAIAGGVESMTRAPWVVQKPERAYPATHQQMWSTALGWRMTNPRMPQEWTVSLGEGAELVAEKHGITREEQDAFALESHRKAAAAWQAGLYADEVVPFPGVELDRDESVREGSTMEALARLKPVFRTDGTGTVTAGNASPLNDGAAALLLTDEAGLRATGREPLARISASAVTGIEPQLFGLGPVEAVQRALEKAGTGFADLAVMELNEAFAAQALGCLASWPELDPAVVNPRGGAIAIGHPLGASGARLAGAVAHRLAAAGSGKGVASLCIGVGQGIALVLER from the coding sequence ATGAGCATCCGCACCGTCCGCGACGTGTACGTCGTCGACGCCGTCCGCACCCCCGTCGGCAAGTTCGGCGGCGCCTTCGCGGGGGTCCGGCCGGACGACCTCGCCGCGCACGTCGTGCGCGCGCTGGTGGACCGGACGCCCGGCCTCGACCCGGCCCGGATCGACGATGTCGTCTTCGGCGACGCGAACGGCGCCGGCGAGGACAACCGCGACGTGGCCCGCATGGCGGTCCTCCTCGCGGGCCTGCCCGTGACGGTGCCCGGTGTGACGGTGAACAGGCTGTGCGGCTCCGGACTCGAAGCGGTCGTCCAGGCGGCGCGCTCCATCGCGCTCGGTGACTCCTCCGTCGCCATCGCGGGCGGCGTCGAGTCGATGACGCGGGCCCCCTGGGTGGTGCAGAAGCCGGAGCGGGCCTACCCGGCCACGCACCAGCAGATGTGGTCGACGGCGCTCGGCTGGCGGATGACGAACCCGCGGATGCCGCAGGAGTGGACGGTGTCCCTCGGCGAGGGAGCGGAGCTCGTCGCGGAGAAGCACGGCATCACGCGCGAGGAGCAGGACGCGTTCGCGCTGGAGAGCCACCGCAAGGCGGCAGCCGCCTGGCAGGCCGGGCTGTACGCCGACGAGGTCGTGCCGTTCCCCGGCGTGGAGCTGGACCGCGACGAGTCCGTCCGCGAGGGCTCCACCATGGAGGCACTGGCCAGGCTGAAGCCGGTCTTCCGCACGGACGGGACCGGGACGGTCACCGCCGGGAACGCCTCTCCGCTGAACGACGGCGCGGCCGCACTGCTGCTGACCGACGAGGCGGGGCTGCGCGCCACCGGGCGCGAGCCGCTGGCCCGGATCAGCGCGTCCGCGGTCACCGGCATCGAGCCGCAGCTGTTCGGGCTCGGCCCGGTGGAGGCGGTGCAGCGGGCCCTGGAGAAGGCCGGTACGGGCTTCGCCGACCTGGCCGTCATGGAGCTGAACGAGGCCTTCGCGGCCCAGGCGCTCGGCTGCCTGGCGTCCTGGCCCGAGCTGGACCCGGCGGTCGTCAACCCGCGCGGCGGGGCCATCGCGATCGGGCACCCGCTCGGCGCCTCCGGGGCCCGGCTGGCGGGCGCGGTCGCCCACCGGCTCGCGGCCGCCGGGTCGGGCAAGGGCGTGGCGTCGCTGTGCATCGGAGTCGGGCAGGGCATCGCGCTCGTCCTGGAGCGCTGA
- the egtC gene encoding ergothioneine biosynthesis protein EgtC: MCRHIAYLGPRTALGRVFSDPEHSLVVQSWRPRRQRHGTVNADGFGVGWYAEGDPAPARYRRAGPIWGDLTFADLARVVRAEAALAAVRDATLAGAEGEAAAAPFTAGPWLFSHNGAVRGWPLSVAGLAAELPPSRLLSLPAATDSALVWALVLHRLQRGDDLGTALAEPVREVAGAAPGSRLNLLLTDGTSIAATAWGDSLWYLADPPAGRVVVASEPYDDDTRWCEVPDRTLLTAHRTGVVLTPLKETVQ, translated from the coding sequence ATGTGCCGCCATATCGCGTATCTGGGGCCGCGGACGGCCCTGGGCCGGGTGTTCAGCGACCCGGAGCATTCGCTCGTGGTGCAGTCGTGGCGGCCGCGAAGGCAGCGGCACGGGACGGTCAACGCCGACGGGTTCGGGGTGGGCTGGTACGCGGAGGGGGACCCGGCGCCGGCCCGGTACCGGCGGGCGGGCCCGATCTGGGGCGACCTGACCTTCGCCGACCTGGCCAGGGTCGTCCGGGCGGAGGCCGCGCTGGCCGCCGTACGGGACGCGACCCTGGCGGGGGCGGAGGGGGAGGCGGCGGCCGCGCCGTTCACGGCGGGCCCGTGGCTGTTCAGCCACAACGGGGCGGTGCGGGGCTGGCCGCTGTCGGTGGCTGGGCTCGCCGCCGAACTGCCGCCGTCCCGGCTGCTGTCGCTGCCCGCGGCGACCGACTCCGCGCTGGTGTGGGCGCTCGTGCTGCACCGGCTGCAGCGCGGAGACGACCTGGGGACGGCACTCGCGGAGCCGGTGCGGGAGGTGGCGGGGGCCGCGCCGGGCTCCCGCCTGAACCTGCTGCTGACCGACGGCACGTCGATCGCCGCGACCGCCTGGGGGGATTCGCTGTGGTATCTGGCCGATCCGCCCGCGGGCCGCGTGGTGGTGGCGTCGGAGCCGTACGACGACGACACCCGCTGGTGCGAGGTGCCCGACCGGACCCTGTTGACCGCCCACCGTACGGGGGTCGTGCTGACCCCGCTCAAGGAGACCGTCCAGTGA
- the egtD gene encoding L-histidine N(alpha)-methyltransferase, whose translation MSSSDFQLTRTLDENAAEAALRADVLHGLAQSPKALPPKWFYDARGSALFEEITRLPEYYPTRAEAEILRERAAEIADASGARTLVELGSGSSEKTRHLIGAMPALEAYVPVDVSGSALEGAARTLLDEHPGLRVHALVADFTKPLRLPESPGPRLVAFLGGTIGNLLPAERARFLASVRAVLEPGDALLMGTDLVKDEDVLVAAYDDAQGVTAEFNRNVLAVVNRELDADFPLGEFEHVAVWNREEEWVEMRLRARSDLVVKVRSLDMLVPFAAGEEILTEVSAKFRREGVRRELTAAGLEPARWWTDAGGRFALSLSVAVGAAGAAAAGGRTAS comes from the coding sequence GTGAGCAGTAGTGACTTCCAGTTGACCCGGACCCTCGACGAGAACGCCGCGGAGGCGGCGCTCCGCGCGGACGTGCTGCACGGGCTCGCGCAGTCGCCGAAGGCGCTGCCGCCCAAGTGGTTCTACGATGCTCGCGGCAGCGCGCTGTTCGAGGAGATCACCCGCCTGCCCGAGTACTACCCGACGCGCGCCGAGGCGGAGATCCTGCGCGAGCGGGCGGCGGAGATCGCGGACGCGAGCGGGGCCCGGACCCTGGTGGAGCTGGGTTCGGGGTCCTCGGAGAAGACCCGGCACCTGATCGGGGCGATGCCCGCCCTGGAGGCGTACGTGCCGGTGGACGTGAGCGGGAGCGCCCTGGAGGGTGCGGCCCGGACGCTGTTGGACGAGCATCCGGGACTGCGGGTGCACGCGCTGGTGGCGGATTTCACGAAGCCGCTGCGGCTGCCGGAGTCGCCTGGTCCGCGGCTGGTGGCCTTCCTCGGGGGGACGATCGGCAACCTGTTGCCGGCGGAGCGGGCGCGGTTCCTGGCGTCGGTGCGGGCGGTGCTGGAGCCGGGGGACGCGCTGCTGATGGGGACGGACCTCGTGAAGGACGAGGACGTGCTGGTGGCGGCGTACGACGACGCTCAGGGGGTGACGGCCGAGTTCAACCGGAACGTGCTGGCGGTGGTCAACCGGGAGTTGGACGCGGACTTCCCGCTCGGCGAGTTCGAGCACGTCGCGGTGTGGAACCGGGAGGAGGAGTGGGTCGAGATGCGGCTGCGGGCCCGGTCGGATCTGGTGGTGAAGGTCCGGTCGCTGGACATGCTGGTGCCGTTCGCGGCGGGTGAGGAGATCCTGACGGAGGTGTCGGCGAAGTTCCGCCGGGAGGGTGTGCGGCGGGAGCTGACGGCCGCCGGGCTGGAGCCGGCCCGCTGGTGGACGGACGCCGGGGGCCGGTTCGCGCTGTCGCTGTCGGTGGCGGTGGGAGCCGCGGGCGCCGCCGCGGCGGGGGGCCGTACGGCGTCCTGA
- a CDS encoding glutamate-cysteine ligase family protein → MHQDSTDPSAARPPGGPDPAPSPITEEGAEDLVRGICFKTGPPRVLGAELEWLVVEAERPGELVPPERLNAAHDAARTLPLRSGFSIEPGGQMELSSAPASSLTECLDGLRADLAAVRSALGSMGLGLQGSGCDPRGAVPRLVASPRYDAMESYLDRSGPGGRAMMRASASVQVCVDAGFEEPGPFGHGRRWRMAHLLGAVFVSAFANSPGSSGRYAGWRCARQGIWGDLDARRTLAPPLDAEPRAAWAGHALDTEVMCVRSHGGGRSAWAVPRGVTFRDWLRAAAAPDGRGSGGAGDGGGPAGPAATLRPPTAEDLEYHLTTLFPPVRPRGHLELRMIDAQPGDDGWLVPVAVVHALFDDPEASETAYRVAKGLADGYGPEAAPRNRLWRSAARFGPADPELRAAAAVCFRAAVEALPRLGAATYVVDAVGGFADRYVRRGRCPADDRPPGPEAGAAAGTGVAR, encoded by the coding sequence ATGCACCAGGACTCGACCGACCCTTCTGCCGCCCGGCCACCGGGCGGCCCCGACCCTGCTCCCTCCCCCATCACGGAAGAAGGAGCCGAGGACCTCGTCCGCGGCATCTGCTTCAAGACCGGCCCGCCCCGCGTCCTCGGCGCCGAACTCGAATGGCTCGTCGTGGAAGCCGAGCGCCCCGGCGAGCTCGTTCCCCCCGAACGGCTGAACGCCGCGCACGACGCGGCTCGCACCCTCCCCCTGCGGTCCGGCTTCAGCATCGAGCCCGGCGGCCAGATGGAGCTCAGCTCCGCGCCGGCCTCGTCGCTCACCGAGTGCCTCGACGGCCTGCGGGCCGACCTCGCCGCCGTCCGCTCGGCGCTGGGCTCCATGGGGCTGGGCCTGCAGGGCTCGGGCTGCGACCCGCGGGGCGCCGTGCCGCGCCTGGTGGCAAGCCCGCGCTACGACGCCATGGAGAGCTACCTCGACCGCTCCGGCCCCGGAGGGCGCGCCATGATGCGGGCGTCCGCTTCCGTACAGGTCTGCGTGGACGCCGGGTTCGAGGAGCCGGGCCCCTTCGGGCACGGCCGGCGCTGGCGGATGGCGCATCTGCTGGGCGCGGTGTTCGTGTCCGCGTTCGCCAACTCGCCCGGGTCCTCGGGCCGCTACGCGGGCTGGCGGTGTGCCCGGCAGGGCATCTGGGGCGATCTGGACGCCCGCCGCACGCTCGCCCCGCCCCTGGACGCCGAGCCGCGGGCGGCGTGGGCCGGCCACGCTCTGGACACCGAGGTGATGTGCGTACGGTCGCACGGCGGCGGGCGCAGTGCGTGGGCGGTGCCCCGCGGGGTGACGTTCCGCGACTGGCTGCGCGCCGCGGCCGCCCCGGACGGCCGGGGCAGCGGGGGCGCCGGCGACGGCGGTGGCCCCGCAGGGCCCGCCGCGACGCTGCGGCCGCCCACCGCGGAGGACCTGGAGTACCACCTGACCACGCTGTTCCCGCCGGTGCGCCCGCGCGGGCACCTGGAGCTGCGGATGATCGACGCGCAGCCCGGCGACGACGGCTGGCTGGTGCCGGTCGCGGTGGTGCACGCCCTGTTCGACGATCCGGAGGCCTCGGAGACGGCGTACCGGGTGGCGAAGGGGCTGGCCGACGGGTACGGGCCGGAGGCCGCGCCGCGCAACCGGCTGTGGCGGTCCGCGGCCCGGTTCGGGCCGGCCGATCCGGAGCTGCGGGCCGCGGCGGCGGTGTGCTTCCGGGCAGCGGTGGAGGCACTGCCGCGGCTCGGGGCGGCCACGTACGTGGTGGACGCGGTGGGCGGTTTCGCCGACCGGTACGTGCGGCGCGGGCGCTGTCCCGCGGACGACCGGCCGCCGGGCCCGGAGGCGGGCGCGGCCGCCGGGACGGGGGTGGCGCGGTGA
- a CDS encoding LacI family DNA-binding transcriptional regulator, translating to MPPTPAIPTSADVARLAGVSRATVSYVLNNAASVRISEPTRLKVRQAAEELGYVPHAAARSLRAGHTRIVLLAGWHVHVGPPYGSFLGELQTALHRMDYTVVQYGSPGLSGDEAARAWAELRPVAVISVGGVVLSEHNVETLKRAGARAVVTVGPAPVPGAHALVLDQAQLGARAAAHLLERGRRRIGVVVPAEGGLEPFSGPRLEGVRRAVRAAGGAGVAALPMACTEESAAALAAGWRSGGLDAVFAYNDEYALLLMAALHDAGLRVPADVAVIGADDLLLGRLLRPRLSTVRFGMPTGERLAELVDRAVREPARTAERYGPAAAEAVRREST from the coding sequence GTGCCACCCACCCCGGCCATACCCACCAGTGCCGACGTGGCCCGGCTCGCCGGGGTGTCGCGGGCCACCGTGTCGTACGTGCTGAACAACGCCGCCTCCGTGCGGATCAGCGAGCCGACCCGGCTCAAGGTGCGGCAGGCGGCCGAGGAGCTCGGCTACGTTCCGCACGCAGCCGCGCGCAGCCTGCGGGCCGGGCACACCCGGATCGTGCTGCTCGCCGGGTGGCACGTTCACGTCGGGCCGCCGTACGGCTCGTTCCTCGGCGAGCTCCAGACCGCCCTGCACCGCATGGACTACACCGTCGTCCAGTACGGGAGCCCCGGGCTCAGCGGCGACGAGGCGGCCCGGGCCTGGGCCGAGCTGCGGCCCGTCGCGGTGATCTCCGTCGGCGGGGTCGTCCTTTCGGAGCACAACGTGGAGACGCTGAAGCGGGCGGGGGCCCGGGCGGTCGTCACCGTCGGGCCTGCCCCGGTGCCGGGGGCGCACGCCCTCGTCCTCGACCAGGCCCAGCTCGGTGCGCGGGCCGCGGCGCACCTGCTGGAGCGGGGGCGGCGCCGTATCGGGGTGGTCGTCCCGGCGGAGGGCGGGCTGGAGCCGTTCTCCGGGCCGCGCCTGGAAGGCGTCCGCCGCGCCGTGCGCGCCGCCGGCGGAGCCGGGGTCGCGGCCCTGCCCATGGCCTGTACGGAGGAGTCGGCGGCGGCGCTCGCCGCCGGCTGGCGGTCCGGCGGGCTCGACGCGGTGTTCGCGTACAACGACGAGTACGCGCTGCTGCTGATGGCCGCACTCCACGACGCGGGGCTGCGCGTCCCCGCGGACGTCGCCGTGATCGGCGCGGACGACCTGCTCCTCGGCCGGCTCCTGCGGCCCCGGCTGAGCACGGTGCGGTTCGGGATGCCGACCGGGGAGCGGCTCGCCGAACTGGTGGACCGGGCCGTGCGCGAGCCGGCCCGGACGGCGGAGCGGTACGGTCCTGCGGCGGCCGAGGCCGTCCGCCGGGAGTCCACGTGA
- the egtB gene encoding ergothioneine biosynthesis protein EgtB: MTAESYAPGSSEEVRARAVRALAAARARTALLTDAVSDRDLTAQHSPLMSPLVWDLAHIGNMEELWLLRNVGGREAMHPEIDPLYDAFEHPRAERPKLPLLGPAEARRYAAEVRGRVFDLLEGAPLEGSALLDGGYVFGMIAQHEQQHDETMLITHQLRRGEAVLAAPDPDPPAGPPPAAAEVLVPGGPFTMGTSAEPWSLDNERPAHVRETAAFWIDTVPVTNAAYRAFIEDGGYRDERWWAPEGWEQIRRHAIGAPLFWRREAGQWLRRRFGVTEPVPDAEPVLHVSWYEADAYARWAGRRLPTEAEWEKAARHDPATGRSRRYPWGDEDPTEVHANLGQRHLRPAPAGSYPAGASPLGVRQLIGDVWEWTSSDFLPYPGFRAFPYREYSEVFFGPEHKVLRGGSFAVDPVACRGTFRNWDLPVRRQIFSGFRTARDA, translated from the coding sequence GTGACGGCGGAGTCGTACGCTCCCGGCTCGTCGGAGGAGGTGCGGGCGCGGGCGGTGCGGGCCCTGGCGGCGGCGCGGGCGCGGACGGCCCTGCTGACGGACGCGGTGTCGGACCGGGACCTGACTGCCCAGCACTCGCCGCTGATGTCGCCCCTGGTGTGGGACCTGGCGCACATCGGGAACATGGAGGAGCTGTGGCTGCTGCGCAACGTGGGCGGCCGTGAGGCGATGCATCCGGAGATCGACCCGCTGTACGACGCGTTCGAGCATCCGCGGGCGGAGCGGCCGAAGCTGCCGCTGCTGGGGCCTGCGGAGGCCCGCCGGTACGCGGCGGAGGTCCGCGGGCGGGTCTTCGACCTGTTGGAGGGCGCCCCGTTGGAGGGGTCGGCGCTCCTCGACGGCGGCTACGTGTTCGGGATGATCGCGCAGCACGAGCAGCAGCACGACGAGACGATGCTGATCACGCACCAGCTGCGGCGCGGGGAGGCGGTGCTGGCGGCGCCGGACCCGGATCCGCCGGCGGGCCCGCCGCCCGCGGCGGCGGAGGTGCTGGTTCCGGGCGGGCCGTTCACGATGGGCACGTCGGCGGAGCCGTGGTCGCTGGACAACGAGCGGCCGGCGCACGTCCGGGAGACCGCGGCGTTCTGGATCGACACGGTGCCGGTGACGAACGCGGCGTACCGGGCGTTCATCGAGGACGGCGGCTACCGGGACGAGCGCTGGTGGGCCCCGGAGGGCTGGGAGCAGATCCGGCGGCACGCCATCGGCGCGCCGCTGTTCTGGCGCCGGGAGGCGGGCCAGTGGCTGCGGCGCCGGTTCGGTGTGACGGAGCCGGTGCCGGACGCGGAGCCCGTGCTGCACGTCAGCTGGTACGAGGCGGACGCGTACGCCCGCTGGGCGGGGCGGCGGCTGCCGACGGAGGCGGAGTGGGAGAAGGCCGCCCGCCACGATCCGGCGACGGGCCGCTCCAGGCGCTACCCGTGGGGTGACGAGGACCCGACGGAGGTGCACGCCAACCTGGGCCAGCGGCACCTGCGGCCGGCTCCGGCGGGCAGCTACCCGGCGGGGGCGTCGCCGCTGGGGGTGCGGCAGCTGATCGGCGACGTGTGGGAGTGGACGTCGTCGGACTTCCTGCCGTACCCGGGGTTCCGGGCGTTCCCGTACCGGGAGTACTCGGAGGTGTTCTTCGGCCCGGAGCACAAGGTGCTGCGGGGCGGTTCCTTCGCGGTGGACCCGGTGGCCTGCCGGGGCACGTTCCGCAACTGGGACCTGCCGGTGCGCCGGCAGATCTTCTCCGGGTTCCGGACGGCGAGGGATGCCTGA
- a CDS encoding aldehyde dehydrogenase family protein, which yields MPLLDPTLRQDGPTLTGGTAPVVEPATGHTLASFRLAAPADVAGAAVRARAAQQEWATATHVERAAVLRRAGELFAAHADELREWLVRESGSIPGKADFELHVASQECHEAAALASRPAGQVLPSEAPRLSFTRRVPAGVVGVVAPFNAPLILSIRSVAPALALGNAVLLKPDRRTAVCGGLALAAVFAAAGLPAGLLQVLPGGADTGAAVVADPLVRVVSFTGSTASGRAVGELGGRHLKRMHLELGGNSALVVLRDAAVEAAVAQASWGSFFHQGQICMTAGRHLVHASLYDEYVERLAAKAEALAVGDPYREQVHLGPLIDRTQLDRVHALVEASTGQGAKLVAGGTHRELFYRPTVLAGVDDDTPAYAEEVFGPVAPVRSFTTEDEAVALASQGPYGLSLGIVTRDAARGLELAGRIPTGIAHVNDQTVNDEAVAPFGGVGASGTGVRFGGEANLDAFTELRWTTLRSAPAGHPF from the coding sequence ATGCCGCTCCTCGACCCGACCCTCCGGCAGGACGGACCGACCCTCACCGGCGGTACCGCGCCGGTCGTCGAGCCCGCCACCGGCCACACCCTGGCCTCCTTCCGGCTGGCCGCCCCCGCCGACGTGGCCGGGGCCGCCGTACGCGCCCGGGCCGCCCAGCAGGAGTGGGCGACGGCCACGCACGTCGAGCGCGCCGCCGTCCTGCGCCGGGCCGGGGAGCTGTTCGCCGCCCACGCCGACGAACTGCGCGAGTGGCTGGTGCGGGAGTCCGGCTCCATACCCGGCAAGGCCGACTTCGAGCTGCACGTCGCCTCCCAGGAGTGCCACGAGGCCGCCGCGCTGGCGTCGCGTCCCGCCGGGCAGGTCCTGCCGAGCGAGGCGCCCCGGCTGTCCTTCACCCGCCGGGTCCCGGCCGGCGTGGTGGGTGTGGTCGCCCCGTTCAACGCGCCGCTGATCCTGTCGATCCGCTCGGTGGCCCCGGCGCTCGCCCTGGGCAACGCCGTCCTGCTCAAGCCGGACCGCCGGACCGCCGTCTGCGGCGGGCTCGCCCTGGCCGCCGTGTTCGCGGCGGCGGGACTGCCCGCCGGCCTGCTCCAGGTGCTGCCCGGCGGAGCCGACACCGGGGCGGCCGTCGTCGCCGACCCGCTGGTGCGGGTGGTGTCGTTCACGGGATCGACCGCCTCCGGCCGGGCCGTCGGCGAACTGGGCGGCCGCCACCTGAAGCGGATGCACCTGGAGCTGGGCGGCAACTCGGCGCTCGTCGTGCTGCGCGACGCCGCCGTCGAAGCCGCCGTCGCGCAGGCCTCCTGGGGCTCGTTCTTCCATCAGGGCCAGATCTGCATGACCGCCGGCCGGCACCTCGTCCACGCCTCCCTGTACGACGAGTACGTGGAGCGGCTCGCCGCGAAGGCCGAGGCGCTCGCGGTGGGCGACCCGTACCGGGAGCAGGTCCACCTCGGGCCGCTCATCGACCGGACCCAGCTCGACCGCGTCCACGCGCTGGTCGAGGCCAGCACCGGGCAGGGCGCCAAGCTCGTCGCCGGAGGCACGCACCGGGAACTGTTCTACCGGCCCACCGTGCTGGCCGGGGTCGACGACGACACCCCCGCGTATGCGGAGGAGGTGTTCGGGCCGGTGGCACCGGTGAGGTCGTTCACCACCGAGGACGAGGCCGTGGCGCTGGCCTCGCAGGGCCCGTACGGGCTGTCCCTCGGCATCGTCACCCGGGACGCGGCGCGCGGGCTGGAGCTCGCGGGGCGGATCCCGACCGGCATCGCGCACGTCAACGACCAGACCGTCAACGACGAGGCGGTGGCCCCGTTCGGCGGGGTCGGCGCCTCCGGCACCGGCGTCCGCTTCGGCGGCGAGGCCAACCTGGACGCCTTCACCGAGCTGCGCTGGACCACCCTGCGGTCCGCGCCCGCCGGACACCCGTTCTAG